Below is a genomic region from Candidatus Methylomirabilota bacterium.
CGGCGTCGGCCAGCCCGCGGGCGTCGAGCACCACGGCGAGCTGGTTGCCGGCGAGCGGCCGGTCGGTGAAGACGTCCACCTGGAGGAAGCGCCAGACACGGCTCACGCGGGGAGCATGGCGCCCGACGCGGGCCGGGTCAAGCGATCCCAGAGGCGTCGAACGCCCCCGGGATGTGCCGGACCTGGCTGCCTCCCTCGGCGTCGAGCGTGACGGCGACGACGTCGAAGCGGCAGCGCGCGGTCTCCAGGCGCCTCCATTTCAGGTAGTGCTGGGCCAGGCGCACGAGCCGTCGCTGCTTGCGCCAGGAGACGGCCGCGGCCGGCGTCTCTCCCCAATCGGCGCGGCGGCACTTCACCTCCACGAAGACGACCAGGTCGCGCTGGCGGCAGACGAGATCGATCTCGCCCTCGGGCAGTCGCACGTTTCGCGCGACGACCGTCAGCCCGGCGCGCTCGAGGCACCGCGCGGCCGCCTCTTCCGCCGCTTGGCCGACCGATCGCCGCTGATCCACGGAGCCGGTGTACACCGCCGTGCCGGGAGGCGAAAGTGTGCACGATTGGCGACGGGGCCCTTGAACGTGCGGCGGGGGCGGCCTGCGCCGCCCCCGCCGCCCGGTCACCGGGAGGGTTCCGCTGTCTACTCTGGATGGAGCTGGAGGTTCCCGCCCGTCAGCTTTTCCGAGCGCCCGTAAGAGCGTCCGGGTCCCGTGACCGAGATGTCGAGGGAGTCGCGGCCGACCCCGGGCTCGCCGTTGTCGCACGCTGAGTTGACCGTGAAGCCGTAGCCGTCGACATTGTTCACCCGCGCGCTGCCGGAAAACGTGGCGCAGGTGGTCCCGGCGATCAGATCGAACGAGTCGATGGACAGGCTGTGCACTTTCAGGTTCTGGAGGTGGTCGATGTATTGGAGCTGGCCGTGGAGCCCCCCGCCACCCCGCGAGCCGGCGTTGAATCCGAAGGTGGCGATGTCACGCCCGGTCCCGAGCTTCCCGCCTCCGGTCATGAAGGCATTGCCCACCTTGGGGGCTGGGGCGAAGTTCACGTCGCTGTGGGCCGAGGCGACGACGATCTCCGCCGTGATTGTCCCGGTCAGGTCGCTGAGCACCACGTGGATCATGTTGACGGTGAGGGCGCTCGTGTGCACTCCGTCGCCGCTCTCGATCTGCTCGTTCAGGATCACGATGCCGCCAGGAATGGGGATCCTCGTGTCCCGCGGGGGCGTCACGTCAACCGGCGAGCTTCCGTTGATGCTCAGACCGATGAGGGTCGAACCCTCGGCGCTGCTCGTCGCCGTGGACCCGTCA
It encodes:
- a CDS encoding YraN family protein; this encodes MDQRRSVGQAAEEAAARCLERAGLTVVARNVRLPEGEIDLVCRQRDLVVFVEVKCRRADWGETPAAAVSWRKQRRLVRLAQHYLKWRRLETARCRFDVVAVTLDAEGGSQVRHIPGAFDASGIA
- a CDS encoding choice-of-anchor P family protein; the protein is MKLRMTRYILSLTAIGLLGGVTTGIAQANSVSGEAFGVFVNAAGIRVGPMPHVVLPRDGGMVKDQLLSVTVPDLAASGTLTVVTTGSIGPNKASAQSSATVELVNLLKGVVTAEAVVAMSTSTADGSTATSSAEGSTLIGLSINGSSPVDVTPPRDTRIPIPGGIVILNEQIESGDGVHTSALTVNMIHVVLSDLTGTITAEIVVASAHSDVNFAPAPKVGNAFMTGGGKLGTGRDIATFGFNAGSRGGGGLHGQLQYIDHLQNLKVHSLSIDSFDLIAGTTCATFSGSARVNNVDGYGFTVNSACDNGEPGVGRDSLDISVTGPGRSYGRSEKLTGGNLQLHPE